The genomic window CCAAGCCGCTCTTACTGCTCTGATAAACCTTTGCCTTTCCAATTCTGATTTCTCCATATCCCTTCCTTCTTGTGTGAAAATACATTCCCCCTTAATTTGTTAAAAGGAATCTGAGATTAAAAAGTCCAATAACAAACTGcggcaagttttgttttttgcatagACTCTTGGGACCACAAAACGATCAAACAATGGCTGGCTTTGGTGCTAACACTGGGACTGGGAACAAGAAGAGTACAGCCACAATAAAATACAGCTGTCTATTAGGAGGACTGCGTAAAGGCATCTTTGGCCATGCAGGCTCTGGGCCCTCTGGAAATAAGTCAGTTGCATTGCCAGCATGACAAAGAAAATAGCAATGTTCAGGATCAGGAAGAGTCTGGTATAGGACGACGACAGCGACGGCGCCCTGCTGCGCGTCGTCGTCATCATCCGGGCCTGTCCAAAGCGGCCCTTCAGGGAGCCACCGCTTTTGTGTTTCTCATACGTCACGTCTGCAAAATCTAAAAGGTCTTTCATCTCTTCATCCTCGTCGATGGGCAGTTCTTTCTGTGCCAAAATCTGGGCTTTCCGGCGGATCTTTTTCTCGTTGACTTCGATCTGTGCAAAAATATCGGGGACGGCGTCCACAAATTTATAGCGTTTGCCTCCCCTCCGGTTCTTCTTGGACTTGCtctgcagctgctgctgctgctgctgctgctgctgctgcgagATGGCAAAGATCCTGTCGATGGCCTCCTCCGTCTGCCTCTTGTCGGAGAACCTCAGCAGGCGCTCGGCGGTCTTCCGAAAGCCGGCGGTGTTGCGCACGCGGGACAGGATCTGCTTCTCCAGCAGCTGGAACACCGGCTTGAAGCGCTGCAGGTTCTGCTCCACCAGGGCGGCGTGGTCCCGCAGCTCGGGCACCGGCGCGCTCCGGACCGCGCAGCTCCGGTCGAACAGGATCTCCCGCCGGTCGGCAATGACCTGCGCGAAGGCGGACTGGCCCGTGCTCTCCCCGGTCCAGAGGTAGGCGGCGTAGGCGTGCCGGCTGGTGGCGACGAACACGTCCAGCTGCTGCGCGTCCCCGTGGATGCTGAAGCTCTGCACGTCCACCGACGGCCCGATGAACAGGTAAGCCGTCCTGGTGATGGGGCTCCGCAGGCGCACGGTGACGTTCACGTAGTTGGTGCCGTTGTAGGGGTAGCCGCGAGGGTACGTCACCGAAGCGAAGGTCGCCTTCTCGCTGTAGCCGGTGTCGTCCATCCAGTACATTTTGTAGAGCCCGTCCCGCTGCCGGATGAAAGCCCCGTGGACCCCGTCCACCACCGTCTCCTCGAAAGGAACGTCCACGTTGTGGAAGAAGCTCGCTGCGGTCTCCAGCGGGCTCCGCTCTCCCAGGTGGATCTGgtccaccagcagcagcagctgcggATGCAGGAGGATCAGGTTCCTCTGGACGCTCTTGAGATCCAGCTGGGGGCTGTAGGCGCCCACTCCCTCCCCTCGGATGAAAACCACCCCGCTCTTCTCCACCGCGGCCACCACCCTCCCCTGACAGCTGGCTGCCGGGTCGTGCTTGTATTTAGACCACTTGGAGGAGCAGTCTTCCGTGACCTGACCCTCCCAGGGAGAGAAGCAGCTCTTGGCCGCAGCGGGCGAAAACATCAAGACGTTGTTGAAAAAGGTGTACTTTGGCCCGTAGAGAGCCTCCGTAATGAAGGGCACGCCATTGGGGGCAAAAGTAAATGAGTTTTGATCGGGATGTTCGTGCCCTGCGTTAAAGTTTCGCCATCCTTTGATCCAGTCTTTGTACTTGTTTCTGTGGACGATGTCATATATTGCACGGCCGCCGAGTTTTCCCGacttgaaggaaagaaaggaccTATTGATTTCTGCAGGTAGTGCACTTCCGTAGGTCACAACACCCCAGTCTTCAAAATAATGCAACGTGGGGGTGCCAAAATCCGGGGGAGGCACAGATTTCAAGCTGGCGTCATACCTGAAGGGATGAATTGTTCAAAATTAGATGGTTTTCCTGGTGGAAGTTAAAATAACCCATCAGAACTGGGGTGCCACTTTGTAGTGTGGCTGCAGGACAACAGCACAGATGGTACCCAGGGTGCTGGCAGTGTCCTCTGGAGGAGGGACATTTCTGGAAACACCCATGGATGAGCTTGCCTAGGGGAACACCCTTCGTGTTAGTGAAGGGGAGATGAGTCTATCTTCATAGCCTGGAACCTTGGGTCTGAGCCTGCTCATGGCTACCGGAACCTTCTTCACCGAACCATTTCAGAGCTGCCCTCCAAACCACCGGGGCTCACAGAATCACAATTCCAAATTTCTAGCCCAGGGACTCCTGTGGTGGAGAAGCCAGTGTTAGGATCAAGGCTCTAACAAGCCACAGTTGTAAGGAAGTACTGTTCAGTGACAACCAGTATTACTGAAAGTTTGTTAGAGTAATCTTCaccctctaaaaaaataaatgttaacagAGTTGAACTTTAAGTATTAGATAAAATTTACTGCCTATATCGCATCTAAGAAGGTAAGTGGATGAAATTCAAGAAACTATTCATACTGGGAGATTTATAATTGTGGCTACCCCTGCTTACCAAGAGCCATGGGTTCTGTTTGAATCTGTAGATGAGATCATGGATTTTGGACCCAAAAAATGgcctcttatttttcttatgacAAATACTTATTATCATATTAATATAAGAATTAACATTAAACTTCCGCAGTGATTGAGAACACAGGATTGTGAGTCAGAGAGGGACCCTGAAGGAATCATAAACGTGATGACTGAGATTAACATTTCTGATGGGTTTAGATGATTTCCTGCTcaagggaagaaaggcaggcCTATACTATTAGCTCTTAGATacttttctctaaaatgaattGATCACCTATGTTTAACCTTACTGGTGCCTGATTTTCGCTGTTTCGTCTTTTGTTCTAGAGTCTCAGGCCATCAGAGATCGTATGTTTACTTAGGTCTAGTTAATAATGTTGGTTTAATTATTGTAATTTAACAATTCCAGACACAAGATGAATTAACTGGCCACAGCTCTGTGATTTGGTCAGTCTGCATATTCCTATAAATGGCAGATTTTGAACCAAGTTAGACTTAGCATTAGTCTGACTCCTATAATCAGCTTTACAGAACTCTCCTGGTTGTTTATTTAGGGTAACTGAGATTACTACTAAATAATTACTACATACCCCTAAAAGGAGTCAGAAATGGTTGCATATTAATATGTTTACTTCATCTGTgacaatagttttaaaaaatgttggttAAATTGTAACTGGTTATAactctattaatattttttttcttaattgtttaaactaaaaaagaataatgaaggggcgcctgggtggctcagtgggttaaagcctctgccttccgctcaggtcatgatctcagggtcctgggattgagccccgcatcggggtccctgcttggtggggaacctgcttcctcccctctctctgcctacttgtgtgtgatatgtcagataaatgaataaaatctaaaaaacaacaacaaaaaagaataatgaagagAAGCAAATCAAAACACAGAAGCATATTTTGGAATTGAATACACATTTCAATAGCTTGAAAAGACATCAAGGATTAATAATTAACCAGTTccctgtaatttttattttaatttattggatGCCAACAATATACTTGGCAGTACTTTAAAAAGGAGATCTTGGCTTCTCTTTCTGGGCTTAAAAGATTAAGGCAGGAAAAATTACATGGTTCTTTTATTATCAAAGTGAAACTGTCAAATACTGTCAAACACTTTTAAACGGTTTTGGAAATTTAGTAACAACTTTGCTATTAGAAGATTATAATGCTCCCTttactaaaagaaaacattttcctacCTTTATCTCTTTGCTGTGATTGCCAGGGTAACCTAGTCTacattttgtggtttttctctttATAGGATTTCAAAAATGATGTAAATCAAAACATGACCATCTATGAAACAGTGGGAGCCCAGGACATCTCCAACACAGGAAAACCAAGAACTGCCAACAGTAATGAGACCCTACACGTAAGGGTATGTTTCTAGCAGAGCCTCCAAAGCTGCGACAGGAACCAAAGCTGAGCTGGTGGCGTACGGAGAAGGGGTTACAAAGTGCTTTacgtaatttttctttttaaatgcagaaatCTAGCACACGTTCGCCCTgggtatcatttatttttaaaggcagcCCACCATGCCCTACCAGAGAAATTCTGTGTGAAGAGTACACCAGCGCTGCCCTTTGGATGGTGTCCCTGGGCCTTCCGTCACTCGGTTCCTCCTGATCTGGTCAGCAAGCCAGTTGCCACTGCCGTTACGCATGACAAATTTATCCAGGAACACTAATTGGCTTTCTGGACCGTAAAACCAGTTGTAATTGGAGTCTGCAATAGCCACAGTTCTTTGAAACCCTGGGGAGAGAAGTTTGACAGAATGAAGAGATATTTAAAACTGCACGCTCCACTGAAGACCTAAACAATGATTTCCAGTCCTGGCTGCAAATTAGAATCGACTGTCTACCTTGAATTAGAAAAACCCAAAAGCATGATATCCACGTTAAGGAGACCCAAACCGGTTAATGAGACCTCTGACCTGACCTCTTTCACAAACCTTGTGTGCAAGTTTGTATTTGCTGGGTGGCAACTTATCACCGGAAATGGAAGtgccacaattctttttttttttttttaccattttatttattttttcagcgtaacagtattcattgtttttgcacaacacccagtgctccatgcaaaacgtgccctccctattacccaccacctgttcccccaacctcccacccctgacccttcaaaaccctcaggttgtttttcagagtccatagtctcttatggttcgcctagtGCCACAATTCTTAATGCTTCTGTATGCTGCCCACCTTCCTCATTTTCCAGTGTCCATGCTATGTGACATCATAACTGCAGGGACGCAGAGGTTCTCCTCTGGAGCACGGTAAGTTCCTGAACCTGGACTGAGCTCTAGCTGTCTTACCAACTATCCCGTATTCTACACCAAGATGACGACATAAGGTGCTTCAGTTTGGCATCCAATAAAGTAGAAGTTATAAGGCTCTAGGGAGACACTGCATTTCTATAGgaagaaactttttcttaaatattttatttatgtgacagagagaaagagagacagagcagaagcagggggaacgggaaggagaagcaggctccctgctgggcaaggaacgccatgtggggctcgatcccaggaccctgggatcatgaccggagccgaaggcagacccttaactgagccacccaggtgcccccatagcgGAAGAAAACTTAATTCCCAAAGAAGATCCTGCTAATATATACTGCTGCAAGCTAAAGAAAATGCGAAGGTCCTGCAGGAATAGGTCAGTGAAACAAAAGCAGGTAAGACTGGATATGCTCCAGTTGTTCTTGAAAAAGAATAGGAGACAGCTCTGAGCCAGACAGGCATAATCATTACTAGAACAGccactgaggaaagaaagaaaaagagaaaggttgTTAAGAACAGACTGACTTTTAACACACAATCCCTTCTTAAATGATACCATGACCATATTTACATAATTTACAGCTAATGCTTTTCCTCTGCCAGTTTAGTAAATGCTATTCCAAGTAAATCTTACGATAAAATGCGATTTCCTGAATCTTCTAGTCATCTGTGAATTCCCTGAAAGcagatatgttttatttctctttgaatcCCCTatctggaacagtgcctggcacacagatgTTCAGTAACGTTTTGTTGGATTAATTGACAGAAATACATGAATCCTCCTCGCAGAGGTGTTCCTTCTGTCCTTTCCAGGTCCGAATGCAGTCACAGACACAGCTCACAGCCCTGATGTGGCTGGCTGTTAGATCTCAGATCAAATGACAAAGCACTGAGACCTCTTCCAGGTCCCTGGCCTTCGAGGGCCTTTATCAAGATAAGCTACAAAACAAGCCTCTCCTGCATATCTAAGAATCAGCAATAAAACAATGGGGTTCTGAAAGTTAATTCTCAACTAAACTTTAAGAAGCTTATCATTCTTTTGCTCTCCAGTATTTTTTGGATACTAATCAAATAATGGAGATTCTATTCAGGCCATGGGTACACAACCCGAGCAAAAAGATTTAAAGACTGGATTCTTTAGTGTAGGTCTAGAATCACCATCTAAAAATTACATTTcactgggggggggaggggatccccatcctttttttctttttccttttcatattttcgtttaaattctagttagttaacctACAGTGCAATACTGATTTCAGGAACAGAATTCAGTGGTGCATCACTTACaaacaacacccagagctcatcacagcaaatgcctccttaatactcatcccctccccagcccagcccccacctatttccctccaccaaccctcagtttgttctctgtctttaagagtcttttatggcttgcttccctctcttttttctcccctccccctatccatatgttcacctgttttgtttcttaaattccacatatgaatgaaatatatttgtcttcctctgacttatttcacttagtataatatgcTCTAGCTCCacccaggtcattgcaaatggcaagatgtcattctttttgatatacaccacatcttctttattcattcatcagtcaatggccATTTGgcctccttccatagtttggctaccgttgacagtgctgctataaacgtcGGGACGCACGCACCccttagaatctgcatttttgtgtcctttgggtaaccacgtagtagtgcagttgctgggtggtagggtagctcgatttttaactttttgaggaactttcatactgtcttctggagtggctgtaccagtttgcattcccaccaacagtgtgagagtttcccttttctccatattcttgccaacacctatggtttcttgtgttgttaatcttagccattctgacaggtatgaggtgatatctcagaCTTTAGTTTTTCCCCCGATGACAAGTGATGTTTTCATGTGTCCCTTAGCCACGTGggtgtctcctttggaaaaatgcctattcactTCTTCTCCCCCATTTctcaactggattatttgttttctgggtgttaaaaaaaaatcccatctgaTGAAAATCTACCTCCTAAACTTTTTCTAACATCTTAGTCCTGTTGAGAAACAAGGAGAGTTTTAAGGCCGTCCTAGAAATCCAAGTGTTCTTGAATCATACCACCTTTTTCAGACTAGTTCTGTTAGAAGACTGAGCTACATGGCAACAAGGGATGAGAAGTTTCGTCGCAActcattttttgattttttatattttatattattcatttcagtaaactatttaaagaaaatattgaagCGCCAGCACATATGTAGACGTAGTCTTTCATTTTGAATATCTATGCAGTttggaaataaaaactgaaacctAAAAAACAAGAGGATCAGTTTGGGATTGCATGTAAAGGAAAATGAGCATGTAACCATAAATGTTTACATCTTGTTAAgattcaagaaaaggaaatgttatttttGCAGAcgaatcagaaaaatacaaagttaTTTGTTTTGTGAGCTATTtcatatatgcaaaaaataaacacaataatattttgaaaattttaaaaaaaagggattcATGAAAAGGAATTAGTATATGTACCCAAGTTTTAcatctacaaaaataaaagtactgtGGGGGCTACAAATTATATTTGATCCATTACGCTCCGAGCTTTACAGTACATAAATCACAAATCCTCACAGTTAATTTCCCAAATGTTCTGGTTAGATACAACTCTTgcattcttctttgattttttataaaaaaaactcCTTTCATCTCGACATGCCTCGAACCCCACATTTCTTTCCCTGGTCTGACCCattttcataatcagaaaaaaCTATCATAGTTAATGGCCTTCCCAATTCTGACTCCTCACTATACCTGGAAGGATGGTTCTGTACATAAATGCAAAGTGTTGTTTAAGCCACGGGTGGCCAAAGTGGTTGATGTCAAAGTGCCTCTGAACAAGAAACATGTACTGGAAGAGTGATCTGCTGGTGTAGCTGCCGTAGGCAACGCCTTCGTACAGGGAACCATCTGTCACCTCTCGGAGCAAGACCAGAGACTTCTCCATGATGGTCAGAACTTGTTTGGTCCATAAGTAGGCTTCTTGAAGATACCCTGCAGAAGGAAAACACATGGAAACACTGACTCTGGCTATAAGGAAGCATCAACAAAATTATgagcaaaaaaaaaccaaaccctctGAGTTCTCTGACTTCAGTACAAAGAGCATTTTGTAAAACTCTCACTTATCAACAATATAAATAACATTCTGCTAATTCAGGGTTGTGTTGGGTCCAAGATTTAAGTTAAAAAGTTCTCGAATACAAGtcatttattaaatgaagatAGACCTTGAAATGAGCTTCTGTTTCCAATCTTTAATTAATTTGAAACCCCATCACAGCTAAGATTACAAACTGCATGTGACTTTGTGTCTACAAGAAAAGATCTGTGTATTAAGacttttattcaatttttctaaaaactactacttgagggacacctgggtggctcagttggttggacgactgccttcggctcaggtcatgatcccggagtgccgggatcgagtcccgcatcgggctcccagctccacagggagtctgcttctctctctgaccttctcgtcgctcatgctctctctcactgtctctctcaaataaataaaatattaaaaaaaaaaaactactacttgaaaatatttttgaagcttATCACTTCATAAAACTTGCACCATTCGTTCAGAGGATTTTTAATAAGCTGCAAATACTATAAAGGCTGAGCAGACAGTCTTCGGTCTGTTCTGTCATTAGAAGAAGATCTCTCATCCTTTATGTGCCTTTGGATTCCACGGGATTTCAAAAAGCAGCACAGTGGGTCAGACACGCCACTGGAGGGACACTCTGATGGTAAAAAATATCAACTAGGAGTCCTGAGTCTACCAAAAAGGAGCTAAAATTTTGTTCAAGCGCTTTAACCCGTCACATTTTTCTACTTCTGCGACTGAAAattaaagactttaaaatttttatgaaatacttTTGACTCAAAAATGCTAGCTTCCTATCAATTCTTGCAACTAGCATTAGGTAACAATCATAACTCGCATTTCTAAAACATTTGTAATTTATACAGCACTGAACACAATCTTACTTAATCCTTTTACCAATTCAATTAGGCATTATTGCTCTAAAATTACAGAAAGCTTGACTTGTTCAAGACCTCTGACACATGactaaaaatgaacagaactttGATCTGAACCTAGGTCTTTCGATTgcagctttgttttatttattttgtttaaaaagatacatCCAGTGAGGATGAAAGTAAGTTCATCGCCTCCCGGTGTGGACAGAGTCTTGTTGCTTTGCTCGCAGACTTGTGTGATCACCAGTGCTGAACACTACTACCACGGCCTACGACATGTGTGCTGGGTGTGAGGGCTTCCAGGGCCCCTGGGACCACCAGATCCCAGCCCAAATCCCAGGTGCCAGGCTCTAGACCTGGCTCCCATCTCCTGAGGGAAGCACTGTTCGGGCTCCACCTGGAGAGGTGACTGAGAATCGTACCCTGACTCCTCCTATCCAGCCGTACACCTGCCAGGCCAGTCTTCTGGAGAGTTTTTAGTTTCCATTCTGTAACCGTTAGGGTTTAGAGTTCTAGTCATCTTCCACTTTTTCTTCTCTGCATCCTCCATCTCTAACCAGACTCCACAACGTGATACTTAAAATCAGGCCTgctggtgcgcctgggtggctcagtgggttaagcgtctgccttcagctcaggtcatgatctcagggtcctgggatggagccctgcttcaggctctctgctcagcagggagcctgcttcccgcccccaccccctccgcctgcctctctgcctacttgtgaactctgtcaaataaacaaataaaatctttaaaaaaaaaaaaaaacaggcctaCTTACTGCTCCCTGGTATCACAGGGCctggtttttccttctttcccccctaccccccaaagCAATCCTGTTCGGGGGAGATGAGGCAACGTCTACCTTTGTAAACTTCGAATCTGTCAGTGCAAGGCCCTGATACTGTTACCGCATTTCAGCTTTAGTTAACATTCAGTGCAACCTTGGTTTCAGGGGGTGATGTTGTTACTGACGCCCTGCCCTGGGCTCGCCCACCATCCATACCCCttgtctggaatgttcttcatTATCTTCCCTTATACAGACTTATCTACATTTCAAAGTTCTGTGAACCTTCTCAAACTCACAATAAAAAACACTGCTCTCCTGAATTCAAACTTAACACCCTTGATCGGGATTTAACCACAGCTTCATGACCACTCTTCTTCCGTTCTCTGGTGCTGCTGTAACTACTGCGTGTTCATGTAAACGTTTCAGAGCTGGCTTCCTTCCCACGGATCTGCAAACGGCTCATGTGTGATCCTGTGGTCCCTGAGCCTTAAGACTGAGACAGAGTTAGCAGAGCAGAGAGAACATTTAATTCTCCCCCTTGTGAGATTTTATGGGAGTCCATGGGAACTACTGGTACACTAAGCTACGCCAGCATCTGTGAGGCTGGTCTGGAGAACGTGGGATTGTCCAAACAGCCTGTGAGGAAACTCCTAATGTGTGTTTGCCAACAGAGCCAGGACGGCGAGCCTGGTTATTAACAGAGATGTGCCCGGCTGGGGATTTCACCTCTTCTTCTGTCCAGTCATCTTCTAAATGTGTACATTGCCTGCGTGAGGGTTCTGGAAACGCTATCTCGCTGAGCAACCCGTAACCTTCAATAGGAAATAAACGCACTTGCAAACTCCTGCGAGAGGAGAACTACACCTTTGATCCAACCTGAACTGGTATttttgatgcctgcatagtatCTGGACCAATCTTAACTACcacaaagaatgaagaaataagcTCTTTTCCTGCTACTAAAGAACTCAacatttatataaagaaataagactACGAGGCTAACACCCAAGGCCCCGGCTGAGAGCTAGCTTGTCCTGGGTTCTTTCCACCATTTAATGAGGGTGTCTTTTCACAGGCCTTGGGATTTatttatcaataaataaatactttgatatttgtttattgatttgatattttgtattttgatcttttattttttattttgcattttgatcTTTTAAATCTTGTTTGTTCTTGTGAGAATAGGGGGCAAAGGGAGCCAAGGTGAAACTTGGCCCTCTTCCAACGTGCCTTAAATCACTATAAACTGAATCTCTATTCTAAGAGAGGCAACAAAATATAGTGGAAGGGGAGGGCACTTTGAGTTTGGACAAAACTGGGTCCAAATCTGATACCTTATATGGCTGATGTGACAAATAAAATAGGGACAAGGAATAACACATGCCATATGCTCAGTTAATAttagtttcttttcctctaaGACTAATTAAAAGTGATGGCtggctgatgattcacaggcctgcacccctgggacaaataatacattatatgttaataaaaatagttctttagggacgcctgggtggctcagttggttgagacgctgccttcggcttgggtcatgatcccagtgtcctgggatcaagtcccgtattgggctctttgctcagcggggagcctgcttctccctctgcctctgcctgctactctgtctgcctctgctcactctctctctctctctctctgacaaataaataaaatctttaaacaaattaaaaataatttttaaaaaagtgatggCTGGTTGACGAGACAAGAGCGAATGCCAGACTTGAGGAAATCCG from Meles meles chromosome 5, mMelMel3.1 paternal haplotype, whole genome shotgun sequence includes these protein-coding regions:
- the DSE gene encoding dermatan-sulfate epimerase isoform X2, with the protein product MGISVPAQSSAHQLHGLAHGKPGPDESRYDASLKSVPPPDFGTPTLHYFEDWGVVTYGSALPAEINRSFLSFKSGKLGGRAIYDIVHRNKYKDWIKGWRNFNAGHEHPDQNSFTFAPNGVPFITEALYGPKYTFFNNVLMFSPAAAKSCFSPWEGQVTEDCSSKWSKYKHDPAASCQGRVVAAVEKSGVVFIRGEGVGAYSPQLDLKSVQRNLILLHPQLLLLVDQIHLGERSPLETAASFFHNVDVPFEETVVDGVHGAFIRQRDGLYKMYWMDDTGYSEKATFASVTYPRGYPYNGTNYVNVTVRLRSPITRTAYLFIGPSVDVQSFSIHGDAQQLDVFVATSRHAYAAYLWTGESTGQSAFAQVIADRREILFDRSCAVRSAPVPELRDHAALVEQNLQRFKPVFQLLEKQILSRVRNTAGFRKTAERLLRFSDKRQTEEAIDRIFAISQQQQQQQQQQLQSKSKKNRRGGKRYKFVDAVPDIFAQIEVNEKKIRRKAQILAQKELPIDEDEEMKDLLDFADVTYEKHKSGGSLKGRFGQARMMTTTRSRAPSLSSSYTRLFLILNIAIFFVMLAMQLTYFQRAQSLHGQRCLYAVLLIDSCILLWLYSSCSQSQC
- the DSE gene encoding dermatan-sulfate epimerase isoform X1, whose protein sequence is MRTHTRGAPSVFFIYLFCSVSAYITDENPEVMIPFTNANYDSHPMLYFSRAEVAELQLRAASSHEHIAARLTEAVHTMLSSPLEYLPPWDPKDYSARWNEIYGNNLGALAMFCVLYPENIEARDMAKDYMERMAAQPSWLVKDAPWDEVPLAHSLVGFATAYDFLYNYLSKTQQEKFLEVIANVSGYMYETSYRRGWGFQYLHNHQPTNCMALLTGSLVLMNQGYLQEAYLWTKQVLTIMEKSLVLLREVTDGSLYEGVAYGSYTSRSLFQYMFLVQRHFDINHFGHPWLKQHFAFMYRTILPGFQRTVAIADSNYNWFYGPESQLVFLDKFVMRNGSGNWLADQIRRNRVTEGPGTPSKGQRWCTLHTEFLWYDASLKSVPPPDFGTPTLHYFEDWGVVTYGSALPAEINRSFLSFKSGKLGGRAIYDIVHRNKYKDWIKGWRNFNAGHEHPDQNSFTFAPNGVPFITEALYGPKYTFFNNVLMFSPAAAKSCFSPWEGQVTEDCSSKWSKYKHDPAASCQGRVVAAVEKSGVVFIRGEGVGAYSPQLDLKSVQRNLILLHPQLLLLVDQIHLGERSPLETAASFFHNVDVPFEETVVDGVHGAFIRQRDGLYKMYWMDDTGYSEKATFASVTYPRGYPYNGTNYVNVTVRLRSPITRTAYLFIGPSVDVQSFSIHGDAQQLDVFVATSRHAYAAYLWTGESTGQSAFAQVIADRREILFDRSCAVRSAPVPELRDHAALVEQNLQRFKPVFQLLEKQILSRVRNTAGFRKTAERLLRFSDKRQTEEAIDRIFAISQQQQQQQQQQLQSKSKKNRRGGKRYKFVDAVPDIFAQIEVNEKKIRRKAQILAQKELPIDEDEEMKDLLDFADVTYEKHKSGGSLKGRFGQARMMTTTRSRAPSLSSSYTRLFLILNIAIFFVMLAMQLTYFQRAQSLHGQRCLYAVLLIDSCILLWLYSSCSQSQC